CTCGGCCTGAACCGCGCCAGCGCCGAACAGCTGGTGGACTATCTCGCCCGCGCTCGCCTGACCCTCGGCGCCCTGCCCTCGCAGGACACGCTGCTGATGGAGCGTTTTTTCGACGAATCCGGCGGCACCCAGTTGATCATCCATTCACCGTTCGGCAGCCGCATCAACCGCGCTTGGGGCCTGGCCTTGCGCAAGCGTTTCTGCCGCACGTTCAACTTCGAATTGCAGGCTGCCGCCAGCGAAGACGCGATTGTCCTGTCGCTGTCCACCAGCCACAGTTTCGAACTGGATGACGTCTGGCGGTACCTGCACAGCAACAGCGCCGAGCACATCCTGATTCAGGCGATTCTCGACGCGCCATTGTTCGGTGTGCGCTGGCGCTGGAATGCCGGGGTGGCGCTGGCGCTGCCGCGTTTTACCGGCGGGCGCAAAGTCGCGCCGCAGTTGCAGCGGATGAAAAGCGAGGACCTGATTGCCAGCGTGTTCCCCGACCAGATCGCATGCCTGGAAAACCTCGCCGGCGAACGGGAGGTTCCCGAACATCCGCTGGTGGAACAGACCCTCGACGATTGCCTGCACGAGGCCATGGACAGCGACGGCTGGCTCAATCTGCTGCGGCGCATGGAGAGTGGCGAGGTGCGGTTGCTCAGCCGCGATCTGCCTGCGCCGTCACCGCTGGCGGCAGAAATTCTCAGCGCGCGGCCGTACAGCTTTCTCGACGATGCGCCGTTGGAAGAACGCCGCACCCAAGCGGTGATCAACCGGCGCTGGAGCGATCCGCAGTCCACTGATGATCTCGGTGCGCTGGACGCCGACGCCATCAACGCGGTGCGCGAAGAAGCATGGCCGACGCCGGCCAACGTCGATGAAATGCACGAGGCGCTGATGAGTCTGGCGTGCGTCAGCGAGGCCGAAGTGCAGGCCCACGAGCCTTGGCGCGAATGGCTGGATACCCTGACAGACAGTGGCCGCGCCTGCCGCCTGATGATCGATCCACAGCGCTGTTTGTGGCTGGCACGCGAACGCCTGATCTGCCTGTTGGCGCTTTATCCACAGGCCACGCTGCAACCGCAGCAAGAGGCCTTGCCCGGTTTCAACGAACCTTGGACGTTAGAGGAAGCGCTGGTCGAAGTGCTCCGCGCGCGACTGGGCGCATTTGGCCCGCTGCCGTTAGCCGCCATTGCCGAACCACTCGCGTTGCCGATACCGCAGGTCAATCAGGCCCTCGCGCAACTGGAGCGCGAAGGCTACGTGCTGCGCGGTAAATTCACCCCGGGCGCGACGGTTGAGGAATGGTGCGAACGGCATCTGCTGGCGCGCATTCATCGCTACACGGTCAAGCGTCTGCGCCGGGAAATCGAGCCAGTAGCACTGCAGGATTTCATGCGTTTTCTGTTCGACTGGCAGCATCTGTCCTCCGCTACGCGCGCTCAGGGCAACGTGGTGTTGCCGGCGATTGTCGGCCAGTTCGAAGGTTACCCGGCAGCGGCCTCCGCGTGGGACAGCGACATTCTCCCGGCACGCCTGAAAGACTATTCGCCGAGCTGGCTGGATGACCTGTGCCGCAACGGCAAACTGGTGTGGACGCGCCTCAGTGCCCGACAGAAAGTCAGCGGCACGGCGTTGCGCAGTACGCCGATTGTGCTGCTGCCGCGCAGTCAGGTCGGACTGTGGAGTGGATTGACCGAGCAAACGCCGGTCAGCGAACTGTCAGCGAAAACGCAAAAGGTTTATGAGGCGCTGAGTCAGCACGGCGCGCTGTTTTTCGATGAGCTGATCCATGAAGCGCACCTATTGCGCACCGAGCTGGAAATCGCCTTGCAGGAACTGGTCGGCGCCGGCCTGGTAAACGCTGACAGCTTCGCCGGTCTGCGCGCGCTGATCACCCCGGCGAGCAAGCGCCAACAACGCAGCAGTCGTCGCGGACGTGGAGCGTTTATCGGCGGCATGGACGATGCCGGGCGCTGGGCGTTGTTGCGGCGCGGGCCGCTCATGGAGAACAGCCAGAGCGCTTCGCCGGAAACCCTCGAACATGTCGCCATGACCTTGCTGCGCCGCTACGGCGTGGTGTTCTGGCGTCTGCTGGAGCGCGAAGCGGACTGGCTGCCGAGCTGGCGCGAATTGCTGCGCACGTTTCATCGGCTGGAGGCCCGTGGCGAGATTCGCGGCGGGCGCTTTGTCAGTGGTCTGGCGGGGGAACAGTTTGCCTTGCCGGAGGCGATTCCGTTGCTGCGCGAAGTTCGGCGGCGGGCGCATGACGGCAGTTTGATCGCGGTGTGCGGGGTGGATCCGTTGAATCTGGCGGGGACGTTGCTGCCGGGGGCGAAGGTGCCAGCGTTGGTGAGTAATCGGTTGGTGTATCGGGATGGCTTGCCGGTGGCAGCCGAGATTGCCGGCAAGCAGGTCTTCTGGACTGAGCTGGATCAGGTGGTCATGGAGCAGGTGCGTAGCAAGCTGATCCGGCATTGATGTCGACAGTTCCGGCCCTTTCGCGAGCAAGCTCGCTCCCACAGGGGATCTGCGTCGTTCACAAATCCAATGTGGGAGCGGGCTTGCCCGCGAAGAAGCCGGCAATCCCAGCACAAAATCCGGCGGTCAAGTACTCGACTTCTGCGGCACCTCGCTCGCCACCAACTCCCCCTCACCCTGTCGCTTGGGCAACAAAACCTGCTGTGGATAAGTTTGCGCGAAATGCACCTCGGGACTGTTATCCACAAGCTTTTTCAAACGCTGGTTGAACGCCCGGCTCACCGCATATTGCCCGCCCGACACGGTACGGAACTGCGCCGTGAGCACTACGCCGTTCAAGTCCATCCTGTCCACCCCGAACACATCCAGCGGCCCCTGCAGGTTGTACTTGAGGAACGGGTCTTCGCGGATCGAATCACCGGTCTCGCGGATCAGCTCGATGGCCTTGTCGACGTCGGTGTCGTAGGTGAACTGCACCGAGAAAAATGCATAGGCGAACTGCCGTGATTGATTGGTCACAGCCTTGATCTGGCCGAACGGCACCGAGTGCA
The Pseudomonas fluorescens genome window above contains:
- a CDS encoding DEAD/DEAH box helicase, which produces MNLPIPKDAALAGFHPAVSAWFSSTFPTVTAAQARAWPLIRQRRSTLIAAPTGSGKTLTAFLAVLDDLVHRGLENPEGLPDATLVVYVSPLKALSNDIRINLQNPLAGITEQLRQMGLPELQITTAVRTGDTPQKDRAAMRKRAPHILVTTPESLYVLLGSESGRKMLGSTRTVIIDEIHAIAAGKRGSHLALSLERLQALCAEPLTRIGLSATQKPIDAVARFLVGTDRPCEIIDIGHARPRDLGIEVPPVPLSAVMANDVWELVYDRLAELAREHRTTLIFVNTRRLAERLSRHLSERLGKHAVAAHHGSLAKEFRLDAEQRLKRGELQVLIATASLELGIDIGEVDLVCQISSPRSIAGFLQRVGRSGHQVGGTPKGRLFATTRDDLIECAALLDCVRRGELDTLHIPQAPLDVLAQQIIAEVSCREWAEDALLALFRKASPYRDLDEKHYQALLTMLAEGYNGRQGIRSAYLHRDAVSRTLRGRRGAQLTAVTSGGTIPDNADYSVLLEPQGLNIGSVNEDFAVESIAGDVFQLGNTSYRILRVETGKVRVEDAQGQPPTIPFWLGEAPGRSDELSAAVARLQATLDLLLGASPGDLQPALDWLTATLGLNRASAEQLVDYLARARLTLGALPSQDTLLMERFFDESGGTQLIIHSPFGSRINRAWGLALRKRFCRTFNFELQAAASEDAIVLSLSTSHSFELDDVWRYLHSNSAEHILIQAILDAPLFGVRWRWNAGVALALPRFTGGRKVAPQLQRMKSEDLIASVFPDQIACLENLAGEREVPEHPLVEQTLDDCLHEAMDSDGWLNLLRRMESGEVRLLSRDLPAPSPLAAEILSARPYSFLDDAPLEERRTQAVINRRWSDPQSTDDLGALDADAINAVREEAWPTPANVDEMHEALMSLACVSEAEVQAHEPWREWLDTLTDSGRACRLMIDPQRCLWLARERLICLLALYPQATLQPQQEALPGFNEPWTLEEALVEVLRARLGAFGPLPLAAIAEPLALPIPQVNQALAQLEREGYVLRGKFTPGATVEEWCERHLLARIHRYTVKRLRREIEPVALQDFMRFLFDWQHLSSATRAQGNVVLPAIVGQFEGYPAAASAWDSDILPARLKDYSPSWLDDLCRNGKLVWTRLSARQKVSGTALRSTPIVLLPRSQVGLWSGLTEQTPVSELSAKTQKVYEALSQHGALFFDELIHEAHLLRTELEIALQELVGAGLVNADSFAGLRALITPASKRQQRSSRRGRGAFIGGMDDAGRWALLRRGPLMENSQSASPETLEHVAMTLLRRYGVVFWRLLEREADWLPSWRELLRTFHRLEARGEIRGGRFVSGLAGEQFALPEAIPLLREVRRRAHDGSLIAVCGVDPLNLAGTLLPGAKVPALVSNRLVYRDGLPVAAEIAGKQVFWTELDQVVMEQVRSKLIRH